Proteins from one Bactrocera neohumeralis isolate Rockhampton chromosome 3, APGP_CSIRO_Bneo_wtdbg2-racon-allhic-juicebox.fasta_v2, whole genome shotgun sequence genomic window:
- the LOC126752985 gene encoding vacuolar protein sorting-associated protein 29 codes for MLVLVLGDLHIPHRCASLPAKFKKLLVPGRIHHILCTGNLCTKETYDYLKTLANDVHIVRGEFDENLSYPEQKVVTVGQFRIGLSHGHQVVPRGDPEALALIQRQLDVDILISGHTYKFEAYEHGNKFYINPGSATGAFNPLDVNVIPSFVLMDIQSTTVVTYVYQLIGEEVKVERIEYKKI; via the coding sequence ATGTTGGTTCTTGTTCTCGGTGATCTTCATATCCCACATCGGTGTGCCAGTTTACCGGCgaaattcaaaaagttattaGTACCAGGACGTATTCACCACATACTTTGCACAGGCAATCTTTGCACAAAGGAAACGTACGATTACCTCAAGACATTGGCTAATGACGTACACATCGTTCGCGGagaatttgatgaaaatttGAGTTACCCCGAGCAGAAGGTAGTTACAGTTGGGCAGTTTCGAATTGGACTGTCACATGGACATCAGGTTGTGCCCCGTGGCGATCCAGAAGCTCTAGCATTGATTCAGCGCCAATTAGATGTAGATATATTAATATCGggtcatacatataaatttgaaGCTTATGAACATGGAAATAAATTCTATATCAACCCCGGATCTGCTACTGGTGCTTTTAACCCTCTAGACGTAAATGTAATACCATCTTTTGTACTTATGGATATTCAAAGTACAACTGTTGTGACATATGTATACCAACTTATTGGCGAAGAAGTGAAAGTCGAGCGtattgaatacaaaaaaatctaa
- the LOC126752038 gene encoding sialin has protein sequence MAKEVPAKGSILGKCLPARYILAVLGSCGMAIIYGLKVNLSVAMVAMLNHTAIEAGHSVAGEVHNMNSTSEEVCEKPGNGNVTKLEEGPFVWSSSIQGTLLSCYFWGYLVSQIPSAQVAEKFSAKWVMLFSVGINVVATLLTPVMTKAHYAGLIVMRVLEGIGGGATFPAMHCMIAAWAPPNERSVMSTIIYVGTSFGTAISILLAGVLSAQWGWESVFYWMGGLSAIWMTLWILLIQDNPNKQRFISPEERQMITSQLGTENTASNEEHPPVPWKKVLTSIPFWAILIAHCCSNWGWYMFLIEIPFYMKQVLKFDVSSNAQFSALPYFPMLILSILLGKTLDTLKAKGKITTTTARKTATSICTIIPGICLLALCNIGCKHTAAVIIMTIGIIGMGGMFSGFLSNHIDIAPNYAGTLVAITNTAATIPGIIVPIFVGFITTNNQTIGAWRIIFYVTVVLFAIEFLVFVIFGSGEEQSWNKIEKKEGKDESTPLKAQPVKDNV, from the exons ATGGCTAAAGAGGTTCCTGCAAAAGGCAGCATCTTAGGAA AATGCTTACCTGCCCGTTACATACTAGCGGTGCTTGGATCTTGCGGTATGGCCATCATTTACGGCCTCAAAGTAAACCTCAGTGTTGCAATGGTAGCAATGTTAAATCATACCGCCATTGAGGCAGGACATAGTGTTGCTGGTGAGGTTCATAATATGAACTCCACGTCAGAAGAAGTATGTGAGAAGCCTGGTAATGGAAATGTAACCAAACTAGAG gaAGGACCATTTGTGTGGAGTTCAAGTATACAAGGAACATTGTTGAGCTGCTACTTCTGGGGTTATTTGGTGTCGCAAATACCAAGTGCTCAGGTAGCTGAAAAGTTTTCTGCTAAATGGGTTATGCTCTTTTCAGTAGGGATTAATGTAGTTGCCACTTTGCTCACACCGGTTATGACAAAAGCACACTATGCCGGTTTAATTGTAATGCGTGTTCTGGAGGGCATTGGTGGTGGGGCAACTTTCCCAGCTATGCACTGCATGATTGCTGCATGGGCTCCACCCAATGAGCGATCGGTTATGTCGACAATAATATATGTGGGAACTTCTTTTGGTACGGCTATTTCCATACTTTTAGCTGGTGTTTTGTCGGCACAATGGGGATGGGAATCGGTATTTTACTGGATGGGTGGCTTAAGTGCAATTTGGATGACTTTATGGATATTGCTCATACAAGATAACCCAAATAAACAACGATTCATCAGTCCAGAAGAGCGTCAAATGATAACTTCACAATTAGGAACCGAAAATACCGCATCAAACGAGGAGCATCCGCCAGTTCCGTGGAAGAAAGTATTGACATCAATACCTTTCTGGGCCATTTTAATTGCTCATTGCTGCAGTAATTGGGGATGGTATATGTTTCTCATCGAAATACCATTCTACATGAAACAAGTTTTGAAATTCGATGTATCGAGTAATGCCCAGTTCAGCGCACTGCCTTACTTTCCAATGCTAATTCTAAGCATATTATTGGGTAAAACTCTGGACACATTGAAAGCCAAAG GGAAAATTACTACCACTACTGCGCGCAAAACTGCCACAAGTATATGTACAATCATACCCGGTATTTGCCTTTTGGCATTGTGCAACATCGGTTGTAAGCACACAGCAGCTGTTATCATCATGACAATTGGAATCATTGGCATGGGTGGCATGTTTTCTGGATTCCTTTCTAATCACATTGATATTGCTCCTAACTACGCTGGTACACTGGTTGCAATTACCAACACTGCTGCAACAATTCCCGGCATCATAGTTCCAATATTTGTCGGTTTTATTACAACGAATAAC caaaCAATTGGAGCTTGGCGCATAATTTTCTATGTAACTGTAGTCCTTTTCGCTATCGAGTTCTTGGTATTTGTAATATTTGGCTCAGGCGAGGAACAATCGTGGAATAAGATCGAGAAAAAAGAAGGAAAGGACGAATCGACACCATTGAAGGCTCAACCAGTAAAGGACAATGTCTAA
- the LOC126752039 gene encoding 5-methylcytosine rRNA methyltransferase NSUN4: protein MLRAKSLVYLQMRLKSQRWAFKGKKTNTQRALESFDDFYGSVFGIRWKNIRAALLTEHKYIAVVNNFGDADKTCNGMELNGALNIKSLIKVVEDRLGRNNKLSINGSNNTLDENLFKVLCRQEEREKQSLYPMSSIAEASVQLQYCAGNATEFKSNSENGENQKFIESLEMAFENDTQLANSRIIDPQYGTGGLYEFMPANKIKGMEDWIPESDHYKYYSTNTDFPLKFELETELCYPDNLKLYTYEIGNCSEFITPKKCLTGALSHYLLDGASVLPPLFLDIKEGERVLDACAAPGGKSLIMLQTLFPDTLICNDIQESRLNRIRKVMQEYIFDYKEKWENKRIVFNQCDAKYMDNYESFDKILVDVPCTTDRHSVTVNDNNIFKSTRIKERLRIPELQADILSNCLRLLKPGGSLIYSTCSLSPVQNDGVVHMALQKAFNENGITATVKDLSYIIKFFEDIFKFENHRVLKYGQMVLPYLPANYGPMYFCKLMRNM from the exons ATGTTACGAGCTAAGAGCCTAGTTTATTTGCAAATGAGATTGAAAAGTCAGCGATGG gcattcaaaggaaaaaaaacgAATACTCAGCGAGCTCTAGAAAGTTTCGATGACTTTTATGGATCAGTTTTTGGTATTCGTTGGAAAAACATTCGGGCAGCGTTATTAACGGAGCATAAATATATAGCTGTAGTAAATAACTTTGGTGATGCAGATAAAACTTGCAATGGAATGGAATTAAACG gggCTCTAAATATAAAATCTCTAATAAAAGTAGTAGAAGATCGCCTTGGGCGCAATAACAAACTGTCGATAAATGGTTCAAATAATACGCTAGATGAAAACCTATTCAAAGTACTATGTAGGCAAGAAGAACGTGAGAAACAGTCGTTATATCCTATGAGTTCAATAGCAGAAGCATCCGTCCAGCTGCAGTACTGTGCAGGCAACGCGACAGAATTTAAAAGCAATTCAGAGAATGGAGAGaatcaaaaatttatagaaagtCTAGAAATGGCGTTTGAAAATGATACTCAATTAGCAAATAGCCGAATAATAGATCCACAGTATGGGACAGGGGGCTTATATGAGTTTATGCcggcaaacaaaataaaaggaATGGAAGATTGGATACCTGAATCAGATCATTATAAATACTATTCTACAAATACtgattttcctttaaaatttgAGTTGGAAACGGAGTTGTGTTATCCAGATAATCTTAAATTATACACCTACGAGATCGGGAATTGTTCCGAATTCATTAcgccaaaaaaatgtttaacag GTGCACTCTCACATTATCTATTAGATGGTGCATCAGTGCTGCCGCCATTATTTTTAGACATTAAAGAAGGTGAGCGCGTATTGGATGCTTGTGCCGCACCAGGTGGAAAATCGCTTATAATGCTACAAACCCTTTTCCCAGACACTTTGATATGTAATGACATACAAGAATCGCGTCTCAACCGAATTCGTAAAGTAATGCAAGAGTACATATTTGACTATAAAGAGAAGTGGGAAAATAAACGGATAGTTTTCAACCAATGTGATGCAAAATATATGGATAATTACGAGAGCTTTGATAAAATTCTGGTAGATGTACCATGTACTACAGACCGCCATTCTGTGACCGTAAATGAcaacaatatatttaaatcgACTCGTATAAAAGAGCGACTACGGATTCCAGAACTACAAGCTGACATCCTCTCGAATTGTTTACGACTATTAAAACCAGGTGGCAGCTTAATTTATTCAACATGTTCACTTTCACCTGTGCAGAACGATGGAGTTGTACATATGGCGCTACAGAAGGCTTTTAACGAAAATGGTATAACCGCTACAGTTAAAGATTTAAGTTACATAATTAAGTTCTTCGAGGACATATTTAAATTCGAAAACCATAGGGTTCTAAAGTATGGACAAATGGTGCTCCCCTATTTGCCAGCTAACTATGGCCCAATGTATTTCTGTAAATTAATGAGAAATATGTAA
- the LOC126752736 gene encoding TBC1 domain family member 23: protein MDDNLWLIELESALLDDCNVNDIYAICRGKAIPESLRPDVWQVCLDVRHKSDQMSLFNEIFDLPFQNTLREDCQAIVDRIGNDDEDKVSVISDLESILTFYCKNRNFLYESDNGWIELLLPLLALKLNRSDTYNLFEAIRDTYIPKGCKPKGNVFHVFRLLILYHDPELCTMLDTKKITPDLYSMQWFQCLFASSCSLTVILSMWDLYFQHADPFMVFFLALIILVNGRDLILEMKDATKEDLIKFLSNMPCALEPDDVVDFCSLAQYYSLKTPSSFKTDFLKALYGSQGEKAPHIEPCSVSQALCLPVSVYELVENSSLELNTSDTVRFFLVDCRPADQYNAGHLSTAFHLDCNLMLQEPLAFSTAVQGLLNAQRQAIEANSNAGGEHLCFMGSGRMEEDQYTHMVVASFLQKNTQYVSLLTGGYLSIHDYFGDHMADCLEDHNVKKCIVCSKNNVELRNSGRTRQTHEDKRDQPRPTSDIFSRFSAVMKLKSSEVKDKLFDIITNPSNGATVNPHLNLGQSTIQDRHVSATERNGKRYRNVAPVFSIDDENDDHYNENDVKDSPDLTSSKLAGDAKEIVSLTQYLKSPDIINAFRCQEVHMNGYMYDSHLIISATHLIVLRELGRGQAQIIVRRPLSSIVKITAKKRHRDLITFKYGFPDGDGLLITDMDRFLIPNASEATAIVSKHIVQTLDSSKLT, encoded by the exons ATGGATGATAATTTATG gCTTATTGAGTTAGAGTCAGCGCTCTTAGATGACTGTAATGTTAACGACATATATGCTATTTGCCGAGGCAAAGCTATTCCCGAATCACTGCGTCCTGACGTTTGGCAAGTGTGCCTCGATGTGCGTCACAAAAGCGATCAAATGTCGttgttcaatgaaatttttgatttgccTTTTCAAAATACGTTACGTGAAGACTGTCAAGCGATTGTGGATCGAATTGGAAATGATGATGAAGACAAAGTGTCAGTAATTTCCGATTTGGAGTCGATCCTCACATTCTATtgcaaaaatcgaaattttttgtatgaaagtGATAATGGTTGGATTGAACTATTGTTACCTTTGTTGGCACTAAAGTTAAATCGATCTGACACCTACAACCTATTTGAGGCAATAAgagacacatacatacctaaGGGCTGCAAACCAAAAGGCAACGTGTTTCATGTTTTTCGCTTACTTATACTATATCATGATCCTGAATTATGTACAATGttagatacaaaaaaaattacaccaGATCTGTACTCAATGCAATGGTTCCAATGTTTATTCGCTTCGAGCTGCAGCCTTACCGTCATTCTCTCCATGTGGGATTTATATTTTCAACATGCAGATCCTTTTATGGTCTTCTTCTTGGCATTGATTATACTCGTAAACGGACGTGACTTAATATTAGAAATGAAAGATGCAACTAaagaagatttaataaaatttctttcaaatatgCCTTGCGCTTTGGAACCGGATGatgtagttgacttttgttcgtTAGCTCAATACTACTCGCTTAAAACCCCTAGTTCATTCAAGACGGATTTTTTAAAAGCGCTTTATGGTTCGCAAGGTGAAAAGGCACCTCACATTGAACCCTGCAGTGTTTCACAG GCCTTGTGTCTTCCAGTTTCCGTCTATGAATTAGTGGAGAATTCATCTTTAGAATTAAACACATCCGACACAGTACGTTTTTTCTTGGTTGATTGTCGTCCGGCAGATCAATACAATGCCGGACACCTTTCCACGGCATTTCATCTTGATTGTAATTTAATGTTGCAAGAACCTCTGGCTTTTTCTACGGCGGTACAAGGGTTGTTAAATGCACAGCGCCAGGCAATTGAAGCAAATTCTAACGCAGGAGGTGAGCATCTTTGTTTCATGGGAAGTGGCCGGATGGAGGAAGATCAATATACACATATGGTCGTCGCTTCATTTTTACAAAAGAACACTCAGTACGTATCGTTGCTGACTGGAGGTTATTTGTCCATTCACGATTATTTTGGAGACCACATGGCAGATTGCCTTGAGGATCATAATGTAAAAAAGTGCATTGTTTGTTCTAAAAATAATGTAGAACTTAGAAATTCAGGAAGAACAAGACAAACACATGAG gATAAACGGGATCAACCACGACCAACCTCCGATATCTTTAGTCGATTTTCTGCcgtaatgaaattgaaatcttCTGAAGTGAAGGACAAGCTCTTCGATATCATTACAAATCCATCAAATGGTGCCACTGTCAATCCCCATTTGAATTTGGGCCAGTCGACCATTCAGGATCGACATGTTTCGGCTACTGAACGCAATGGAAAACGTTATCGTAATGTAGCACCGGTATTTAGCATCGACGACGAGAATGACGACCATTATAACGAAAATGATGTGAAAGATTCACCAGATTTGACCAGTTCTAAATTGGCTGGTGATGCTAAAGAAATTGTCAGTTTAACTCAGTATTTAAAGTCGCCAGATATAATTAATGCGTTCCGATGTCAAGAAGTTCACATGAATGGGTATATGTATGATAGTCATTTAATAATTTCGGCGACGCACTTAATTGTATTACGAGAACTTGGGCGCGGTCAAGCTCAGATTATAGTTCGACGTCCCCTATCAAGTATAGTTAAAATAACTGCAAAGAAACGCCATCGTGATTTGATCACATTCAAATACGGATTCCCTGATGGAGATGGACTACTTATAACTGACATGGACCGATTTCTTATTCCGAACGCCAGTGAAGCTACAGCAATTGTGTCGAAACACATTGTTCAAACACTAGACAGCTCTAAATTAACGTAA
- the LOC126752132 gene encoding uncharacterized protein LOC126752132 codes for MSCGKCLHHTFNLAFVLGLFVVAAVAVPTSVLVQNSEVTSNINAANNGHNLMTKVKRSSADVNGIMPKEAINDEVSTSANKKSSPEVLPPAFNVPTSHQHLENGGKASGDNNSNSIAYVQSAGTNSMPSNEDIINSAIAAGLTAAAVQAAATASQHEQEQQQPWKQQAQVYGDETPSVLQKRGISNPQYLYGAMGLGGPYASASGSSSGNSVYGSGEYYNNAYLSNPMQVSSGAELETVPTGFWADEMDPSVVYTDIQDDDFLSAPRATSYRSKAYDNLQNILNAEAYPVQQTLHTSRYYGANNANKRANRYDNSNNGGASASSSSRLADMRLKRDTKLTPADMLALVALVEAGERARKEPETDTSNGYMYPSNGIATPPEAFNTYSGIKTYYPISAGAFDYPTNIDAIDNGGSWLEPNMVDYYGAPANVEAIPKYELQREQKYGGILPSGTGNRYGVKRFMVSKKKRSMGNFLNEPVSKPSIGYNVNSEKFY; via the exons ATGAGCTGCGGCAAATGTTTACATCACACTTTTAATTTGGCTTTTGTACTTGGGCTTTTCGTGGTGGCCGCTGTGGCGGTGCCCACTTCAGTGCTAGTGCAGAACTCCGAAGTTACATCAAACATCAATGCAGCTAACAATGGGCACAATTTAATGACAAAAG TAAAACGCTCTTCGGCCGACGTAAATGGTATAATGCCCAAGGAAGCTATCAACGACGAGGTCTCTACGTCGGCAAATAAAAAATCTAGTCCCGAAGTTCTTCCGCCGGCCTTTAATGTGCCAACCTCGcaccaacatttggaaaacggTGGCAAAGCCAGTGGTGACAACAATTCAAACTCTATTGCATATGTTCAGTCAGCTGGCACAAATTCGATGCCATCGAATGAAGATATTATTAATTCCGCAATCGCTGCTGGACTAACCGCTGCGGCAGTACAAGCAGCTGCAACGGCAAGTCAACATGAAcaggaacaacaacaaccatggAAGCAACAGGCACAAGTGTATGGGGATGAAACTCCCAGCGTTTTGCAGAAGCGAGGCATTTCGAATCCGCAATATCTCTATGGTGCAATGGGTCTAGGAGGACCCTATGCATCTGCCAGCGGAAGTAGTAGTGGTAACAGCGTATACGGCAGTGGAGAATACTACAATAATGCATATTTGAGTAATCCGATGCAAGTTAGTAGCGGAGCTGAATTAGAAACTGTGCCCACTGGCTTTTGGGCAGATGAAATGGATCCTTCAGTTGTCTACACTGATATACAAGATGACGACTTCTTGAGCGCACCAAGag CAACTTCGTATCGCAGCAAGGCTTATGACAATTTGCAAAACATCCTTAACGCTGAGGCGTACCCAGTGCAACAGACGCTACACACGAGCCGGTACTATGGCGCCAACAATGCTAATAAGCGGGCAAATAGAtatgacaacagcaacaatggcgGCGCCAGTGCCAGCAGCAGTAGTCGATTGGCTGATATGAG acTCAAGCGTGATACTAAACTCACACCAGCAGATATGCTGGCTTTGGTTGCACTGGTAGAAGCAGGCGAACGTGCCCGGAAGGAGCCCGAAACCGATACAAGCAACGGTTACATGTACCCATCGAACGGCATTGCTACTCCTCCAGAGGCTTTTAACACCTATAGCGGTATTAAAACTTACTATCCAATTTCAGCTGGTGCCTTTGATTATCCGACCAATATAGATGCAATAGACAACGGTGGTTCGTGGTTAGAACCAAACATGGTAGATTACTATGGTGCGCCTGCAAATGTAGAAGCAATACCTAAATATGAACTGCAAAGAGAACAAAAATACGGTGGAATACTACCAAGCGGTACTGGAAATC GTTATGGAGTTAAGCGATTTATGGTTTCCAAAAAGAAGCGATCTATGGGCAATTTTCTGAACGAACCAGTTTCCAAACCCAGCATCGGCTACAATGTTAATAGCGAAAAGTTTTACTAA
- the LOC126752040 gene encoding general transcription factor IIH subunit 3 gives MNKQQDDESNKFSLLVIVLDTNPSQRIVRQNAQLLTQCVEAIIAFGNAHLMQCSQNKLAVLSCHHHATDFLYPFPGKQLDVRQIDGQYEVFSLVEKTVKQRLSHIITNAPKLNAPCESILAGSMAMALCYISRIQRNAAAGVKMHSRILVVTGSNECASQYMTYMNVFFTAQKLGITIDVCAMDKTMSLLQQGCDITGGQYLRLTQLDGLLQYLLWVFLPDPQMRQKLVLPPATKVDYRAACFCHRELIDIGYVCSVCLSIFCKFSPICTTCHTVFKIPGPMPIKPKKKKKV, from the exons ATGAATAAACAACAAGATGATG AGTCGAATAAATTTAGCTTGCTGGTAATTGTGCTAGACACCAATCCATCACAACGCATAGTGCGCCAAAATGCCCAGTTACTTACCCAATGTGTGGAGGCCATTATTGCTTTTGGTAATGCACATCTAATGCAGTGTTCACAAAATAAACTGGCTGTTCTTTCCTGTCATCATCACGCCAC TGATTTCCTGTATCCTTTCCCTGGAAAGCAGTTGGATGTTCGCCAGATTGATGGACAATATGAAGTATTCAGTTTGGTCGAGAAGACTGTAAAACAACGCCTAAGCCATATTATTACTAACGCACCAAAATTGAATGCACCTTGCGAAAGTATTTTAGCAGGCAGCATGGCGATGGCTTTATGCTATATTTCTAGA ATACAACGTAATGCTGCTGCAGGTGTAAAAATGCACTCCCGTATACTAGTTGTGACAGGCAGTAATGAATGTGCTTCTCAGTACATGACGTATATGAATGTTTTTTTCACGGCTCAGAAACTAGGTATTACAATTGATGTTTGCGCAATGGATAAAACGATGAGTCTTCTGCAACAGGGTTGCGATATTACGGGCGGTCAATATTTACGACTAACACAGTTAGATGGTTTATTACAATATTTGCTATGGGTGTTTTTGCCCGATCCACAGATGCGTCAGAAGTTGGTACTGCCTCCGGCAACAAAAGTTGACTACAGAGCAGCTTGCTTTTGTCACCGAGAGCTGATTGATATTGGCTATGTTTGTTCGGTGTGTTTATCCA tattttgcaaatttagtCCGATTTGCACCACTTGTCA TACGGTTTTTAAAATACCTGGACCCATGCCCATTAAaccaaagaaaaagaaaaaggtataa